CTGGTTCCAGCCGATCGCCGAGTACCAGCCCTTCACCCCGGCCATCGAGACCCTGCGCGGACTGCTCCTGGGCACCGAGATCGGCAACAACTGGTGGATCGCGCTGGTCTGGTGCGTGGGCCTGACCGTCCTGGGCTACCGCTGGTCGCAGTCCCAGTTCAACAACGACGCCAAGTAACCATCAGGACAGCAGCGGTGCGCAGACCTCCGGCCGGAGGTCTGCGCACCGCTTTGTCAGTTCTGACCGGCGAGGAGCTCGTCCGCGCCGATGAGGGCGGTGGAGCCCGGTGCCGTACAGGCGAAGGCGCCGGAGACCGCGCCCAGCCGGGCGCACTCCAGAGCGTCCCGTCCGGCCAGCCTGCCGTACAGGAAGCCGCTGACGTAGGCGTCGCCCGCGCCGTTGGAGTCCACCACGGGGGCGGGCGGCACGGTCGCCGGAACGTGGACCGGTGCCGGTCCGCCGTTCCGAATGAGGACGTACGAGCCGTCCGCCCCCGCCGTGGCGACGACGACCTCGGCGCGGCCCTCGCGGATGATCTCGGCCATCACGGCCCCGGTGCGGTCGCCTGCGCCGGCCGCGCTGAAGAAGACGACGTCGGAGCGGAGGGCGAACTCCCTGTGGTGGTCGGCCAGTCCGTCCCAGTCGTGCAGATCCGTGGAGGAGGGGACGCCGAGGGCCTCGATGTCGTCGTACAGATGGCGTGCGAAATCCATGATGGAGAGATGTACATGGCGGGTGCGCCGCAGTAGCGGGAGGTAGTGGTCCCGCGGCATGCGGAGGTCCGCCGGGTCGCGGCCGTCGTAGAAGGACATGCGGCGGCCGGTCGCGTCCACCAGATTGACCGCGCGCCGGGTGCCCGCGGCCGAGATCAGCGGGGCGAACTCCACGTTCCCCTTGGCCAGCCGCTCGCGCACCTGGGCGCCGATCCAGTCGTCCCCGATGTAGTCGGCCAGCGCAGAGCGCAGGCCGAGTGCGCGGGTACCCAGGGCCACATTGCCGCCGGTGTGGCCGGGCCACTCCTCGATGGGGCCGACATGGACCGAGTCGGCGAGCGGAACGGGCAGGGCGTCGACACGGACGACCGTGTCCACTCCGCTGCCGCCGACCACCAAGACGTCGTACTCCGTGTGCTGTTGAACCACGATTCCGCCTCTCTGTT
The sequence above is drawn from the Streptomyces sp. NBC_01465 genome and encodes:
- a CDS encoding carbohydrate kinase family protein → MVQQHTEYDVLVVGGSGVDTVVRVDALPVPLADSVHVGPIEEWPGHTGGNVALGTRALGLRSALADYIGDDWIGAQVRERLAKGNVEFAPLISAAGTRRAVNLVDATGRRMSFYDGRDPADLRMPRDHYLPLLRRTRHVHLSIMDFARHLYDDIEALGVPSSTDLHDWDGLADHHREFALRSDVVFFSAAGAGDRTGAVMAEIIREGRAEVVVATAGADGSYVLIRNGGPAPVHVPATVPPAPVVDSNGAGDAYVSGFLYGRLAGRDALECARLGAVSGAFACTAPGSTALIGADELLAGQN